A single region of the Micropterus dolomieu isolate WLL.071019.BEF.003 ecotype Adirondacks linkage group LG02, ASM2129224v1, whole genome shotgun sequence genome encodes:
- the bri3 gene encoding brain protein I3: MVDSKPLLQDRPPAYNAVPGAYECGPQQQPHGYGAIPQPAPPPYPYPDGQGYPSAQMGPAIAQQPYAGTYTIIQPSVVVVGGCPACRVGVLEDDFTCLGILCAIFFFPLGLLFCFALRQRRCPNCGATFG, encoded by the exons ATGGTGGACAGCAAACCCCTTCTTCAGGACAGACCTCCCGCCTACAACGCCGTCCCCGGGGCTTATGAGTGCGGCCCGCAGCAGCAGCCGCACGGCTATGGGGCCATCCCCCAGCCGGCCCCGCCGCCGTACCCGTACCCTGATGGCCAAG GATACCCGTCAGCCCAAATGGGCCCTGCCATTGCCCAGCAGCCCTATGCTGGGACTTACACCATCATCCAACCCTCTGTAGTGGTGGTGGGAGGCTGCCCTGCCTGCAG agtTGGTGTCCTAGAGGATGACTTCACCTGCCTGGGGATCCTATGTGCCATCTTCTTCTTCCCCCTGGGTCTCCTTTTCTGCTTCGCACTGCGTCAGAGAAGATGTCCCAACTGTGGCGCCACCTTTGGCTAG